One genomic window of Salvelinus alpinus chromosome 17, SLU_Salpinus.1, whole genome shotgun sequence includes the following:
- the LOC139542230 gene encoding galanin receptor type 1-like has protein sequence MCFATKNCGEMLLMNNSDGGALYNISSGGGQGNGTDGTEMTKLLVPMLDGLILVTGLAGHCLVISILAGRRRRGGKPPHGTDTLLLALSAADLLLLLCLPFHTAAIALGSWPFGSFLCKVVSFLGVACSSASVFTLAALAVTRYLTVVHPAWSFRSRMHSRLKLTVVLLWVPAVALAAPQFAFRTVAVSSALHCFAFLGGLSQLVYSTALFLFAFAIPLGVIVMMYAKIYCFLRQMRLLGCASQLERYQSQVTHTSALLVLVFTLCWLPSYGLMFSLLGVRISGVSSYRSIAIFIRLLASSAAVVNPVLYVFMSNKFRRDLMDLGRERWEGCRGCMAGCTGVFRGRDMVQPFNPVELDTPPLPLPGF, from the exons ATGTGCTTTGCAACAAAGAACTGTGGTGAAATGCTGCTGATGAACAATAGTGATGGGGGAGCTTTGTATAACATTAGTAGTGGTGGGGGCCAGGGGAATGGGACAGATGGGACCGAGATGACGAAGTTGTTGGTGCCCATGCTGGACGGCCTCATCCTGGTGACGGGCCTGGCGGGCCACTGCCTAGTCATCTCCATCCTGGCCGGCCGCAGGAGGCGAG gTGGAAAGCCTCCTCATGGGACAGACACCCTGCTGCTGGCTCTGAGTGCTGCTGACCTGCTGCTGTTGCTCTGCCTACCCTTCCACACCGCGGCCATCGCCCTGGGCTCCTGGCCCTTCGGCAGCTTCCTCTGCAAG GTCGTCAGCTTCCTGGGCGTGGCCTGTTCTTCCGCCTCAGTCTTCACGCTGGCTGCGCTCGCCGTGACCCGCTACCTGACTGTGGTCCACCCCGCCTGGTCCTTCCGCTCCCGCATGCACAGCCGCCTCAAACTGACCGTGGTGCTCCTCTGGGTTCCCGCCGTAGCCCTGGCAGCTCCGCAGTTTGCTTTCCGCACGGTGGCGGTGTCCAGCGCGTTACACTGCTTCGCCTTCCTGGGCggcctcagtcagctggtgtacAGCACGGCGTTGTTCCTGTTTGCCTTTGCGATACCATTGGGCGTTATTGTGATGATGTACGCCAAGATCTACTGCTTCCTGCGCCAGATGAGACTGTTGGGATGTGCCTCCCAGCTGGAGCGCTACCAGAGCCAG GTGACCCACACGTCAGCGCTGCTGGTGCTGGTCTTCACCCTCTGCTGgctgccctcctacggcctcatGTTCTCCCTCCTAG GGGTCAGAATCTCTGGTGTCTCCAGCTACCGCTCCATAGCAATCTTCATCCGCCTACTGGCGTCTTCAGCAGCGGTGGTTAACCCCGTCCTCTACGTGTTCATGTCCAATAAGTTCAGGAGGGATCTGATGGACTTGGGccgggagagatgggaggggtgcAGGGGGTGTATGGCAGGGTGTACGGGGGTGTTCAGGGGCAGGGACATGGTGCAGCCCTTCAACCCTGTGGAGCTGGATACGCCACCCCTACCCCTACCCGGATTCTAA